The following proteins are co-located in the Apium graveolens cultivar Ventura chromosome 5, ASM990537v1, whole genome shotgun sequence genome:
- the LOC141660550 gene encoding uncharacterized protein LOC141660550 codes for MEAMHDIHCHFAEDLTHAFGTVVRETGGEELTISIGELGCTYACLILSDDGIPVTSEKISTILKAANVNVESYWPSLFSKLAEKRSIDDLVMNVGVGGGSGVVAVTAQASGGGAAEAKAPVEEKKICRSYGRYAVFKDTTSKQASYNWHAWYH; via the exons atggaggcaATGCATGACATTCACTgtcattttgctgaagatttgacacacgctttcggtactgttGTCCGAGAAACTGGTGgtgag GAGTTAACAATATCTATCGGTGAACTCGGTTGCACTTACGCTTGCCTGATACTCTCCGACGACGGCATCCCCGTCACT TCGGAGAAGATATCGACAATATTGAAGGCTGCTAATGTTAATGTGGAGTCTTACTGGCCAAGTTTGTTCTCCAAGCTTGCGGAGAAGAGAAGCATTGATGATTTAGTTATGAATGTCGGAGTTGGTGGTGGCAGTGGTGTTGTTGCCGTTACTGCTCAGGCTTCCGGTGGTGGTGCTGCCGAAGCTAAAGCACCTGTTGAGGAGAAGAAG ATATGCCGTTCCTATGGAAGATATGCCGTTTTCAAAGACACCACCAGTAAACAAGCAAGTTATAATTGGCACGCCTGGTACCATTAA